From Oncorhynchus kisutch isolate 150728-3 unplaced genomic scaffold, Okis_V2 scaffold1621, whole genome shotgun sequence, the proteins below share one genomic window:
- the LOC116366970 gene encoding uncharacterized protein LOC116366970, giving the protein MAVALFMMSSAQIYSDIDILLLIGMSVLQVAQREDGDPQREGKEVVEEEPVATPKEEAKKGRKAKRKRSGKKSRKLGTDNDAVSRNKHLDRGSVIELLEKKAVKAAFGPGNKDEMEYSYPILISFLRNLTDEQWQVIYKGLKNPMTKEQLAKLCKTIVTFIAQTTLQILLPALARVLGVKDFADDDTDSPKRGGSARSFAAFDKERLELIQEVRYLAKKMYKGGTGAQHLRSLTPSSKRYVPLKVFMYGFHQDHLSSVSQCNLLYLM; this is encoded by the exons ATGGCTGTAGCTCTATTTATGATGTCCTCTGCACAGATCTACTCTGACATTGACATATTATTACTTATTGGAATGTCTGTCCTTCAGGTAGcacagagggaggatggtgatcctcagagggaaggaaaggaagtTGTTGAGGAAGAACCGGTGGCCACGCCCAAAGAGGAGGCCAAGAAGGGAAGGAAG GCAAAAAGGAAGAGGAGTGGCAAGAAGTCAAGGAAGCTGGGCACTGACAACGATGCAG TCTCCAGGAATAAACACCTGGATAGAGGATCTGTAATTGAGCTCCTGGAGAAGAAAGCTGTTAAGGCTGCATTCGGCCCAGGCAACAAGGATGAGATGGAATACTCCTACCCAATCCTCATCTCATTCCTGCGCAATCTTACTGATGA GCAGTGGCAAGTGATCTACAAAGGACTAAAAAACCCT ATGACGAAGGAACAGCTTGCCAAATTGTGCAAGACAATTGTAACCTTCATCGCACAGACCACCCTGCAGATCCTGCTGCCAGCCCTGGCCCGCGTACTTGGGGTAAAGGACTTTGCTGACGACGACACTGACTCACCCAAGAGGGGTGGTAGTGCAAGATCCTTTGCTGCCTTTGACAAGGAAAGACTGGAGCTCATCCAGGAAGTTAGATATCTGGCGAAGAAAATGTATAAGGGCGGCACAGGGGCTCAACATCTCAGGTCCCTAACACCCTCTTCTAAGAGGTATGTTCCCCTCAAGGTTTTCATGTATGGATTTCACCAAGATCATCTATCCAGTGTTAGCCAATGCAATTTACTCTATCTGATGTAG